A genome region from Methylohalobius crimeensis 10Ki includes the following:
- a CDS encoding ArsC family reductase has translation MIELYGIPNCNTVKKARQWLEEHAIEYRFHNFKREGVDPDRLDRWLDRLGWETLVNRRGTTWRRLPEEARTDLNRDKARELLLAHASLVKRPVLEAGEALWVGFDPDRYEALR, from the coding sequence ATGATCGAGCTTTACGGCATTCCCAACTGCAACACGGTGAAAAAGGCTCGCCAGTGGCTGGAGGAGCACGCCATCGAGTACCGCTTCCACAATTTCAAGCGGGAAGGCGTCGATCCGGACCGGCTGGATCGCTGGCTCGATCGGCTCGGCTGGGAAACCCTGGTCAATCGCCGGGGAACCACCTGGCGGCGATTGCCGGAGGAAGCGCGCACCGATTTGAACCGGGACAAGGCGCGGGAATTGCTTCTGGCGCATGCTTCCCTGGTCAAGCGGCCGGTCCTGGAGGCCGGCGAAGCGTTGTGGGTGGGATTCGACCCGGATCGATACGAGGCCTTGAGATGA
- the dapD gene encoding 2,3,4,5-tetrahydropyridine-2,6-dicarboxylate N-succinyltransferase — translation MSEQLAKIIEEAFERRSEISPQNFDTKVKDAVEEALGLLDSGQARVAEKKDGQWTVNQWLKKAVLLSFRLSDNRMMDGAPTNYYDKVELKYAGYRPEDFRRDGVRVVPLANVRRGAYVAPGSVLMPSYVNIGAYVDSGTMVDTWATVGSCAQVGKNVHLSGGVGIGGVLEPLQANPTIIEDNCFIGARSEIVEGVIVEEGSVISMGVYIGQSTKIYNRLTGEINYGRVPAGSVVVPGSLPAQDGSHSLYCAVIIKQVDERTRSKVGINELLRD, via the coding sequence ATGAGTGAACAATTAGCCAAGATCATTGAAGAAGCCTTTGAACGGCGCTCGGAAATCTCCCCCCAAAACTTCGATACAAAAGTGAAGGATGCGGTGGAGGAGGCTTTGGGCCTGCTCGATTCCGGACAGGCGCGAGTGGCCGAGAAAAAGGACGGCCAATGGACGGTCAATCAGTGGCTCAAGAAAGCCGTGCTGCTGTCCTTCCGGCTTTCCGATAATCGGATGATGGACGGCGCGCCCACCAATTATTACGACAAGGTGGAACTGAAGTACGCCGGCTACCGCCCCGAGGATTTTCGCCGCGACGGCGTGCGGGTGGTGCCGCTGGCCAACGTGCGCCGGGGGGCTTATGTGGCGCCGGGTTCGGTGTTGATGCCGTCCTATGTGAATATCGGCGCCTATGTGGATTCGGGCACCATGGTGGATACTTGGGCGACGGTGGGTTCTTGCGCCCAGGTGGGAAAAAACGTGCATTTGTCCGGCGGCGTCGGAATCGGCGGCGTATTGGAGCCGCTCCAAGCCAATCCCACCATCATCGAGGATAACTGCTTCATCGGCGCCCGCTCCGAGATCGTGGAAGGGGTCATCGTGGAGGAAGGCTCGGTGATCTCCATGGGCGTGTACATCGGCCAGAGCACCAAGATTTACAATCGCCTGACCGGGGAAATCAACTACGGCCGCGTGCCCGCCGGTTCGGTGGTGGTGCCGGGCAGCTTGCCGGCGCAGGACGGCAGCCATAGCCTGTATTGCGCGGTGATCATCAAGCAGGTGGACGAGCGCACCCGCAGCAAGGTGGGCATCAACGAATTGCTCAGGGATTGA
- the dapC gene encoding succinyldiaminopimelate transaminase produces MNPRLDRLQPYPFEKLARLKEGATPPSDKSAITLSIGEPQDPPPHFIAEVLISHLHGLAKYPKTKGMPQLRETIAAWLTARFRLPAAAIDPERHVLPVNGTREALFAFAQAVIDPAEKPLVLMPNPFYQIYEGAALLAGAEPYYLNATEKTGFLPDFEAVPNSVWQKCRLLYLCSPGNPTGQVIGLETLKGLIEKARRFDFVIAADECYSELYDDTPPPGLLEAAVACGNDAFSRCVVFHSLSKRSSAPGLRSGFVAGDADILQPYFLYRTYHGCAMPVPTQHASIAAWSDEQHVAENRRRYRERFDAAEAILSERFSVTVPPAGFYFWLKTPIDDTEFARRLFAEQNVTVLPGSFLARTGDGVNPGQGHVRIAWVHPLNECREAAERIADFVRNF; encoded by the coding sequence ATGAATCCCCGTCTGGACCGTCTTCAGCCTTATCCCTTCGAAAAACTCGCCCGACTCAAGGAAGGGGCGACGCCGCCTTCGGACAAGTCCGCCATCACCCTATCCATCGGCGAACCCCAGGATCCCCCGCCCCATTTCATCGCCGAAGTGCTCATCAGTCACTTGCACGGCTTGGCCAAGTATCCCAAGACCAAGGGCATGCCGCAGTTGCGCGAAACCATTGCCGCTTGGCTGACGGCCCGCTTCCGTCTGCCGGCCGCTGCAATCGATCCCGAGCGCCACGTTTTACCCGTCAACGGCACTCGCGAGGCGTTGTTTGCCTTCGCGCAGGCGGTGATCGATCCGGCCGAAAAGCCGTTGGTGTTGATGCCCAATCCTTTTTACCAGATTTACGAAGGGGCCGCCCTGCTGGCAGGTGCCGAGCCCTATTATCTCAATGCCACCGAGAAGACCGGTTTCCTGCCCGATTTCGAGGCGGTGCCGAATTCGGTCTGGCAAAAATGCCGGCTGCTTTATCTTTGTTCGCCTGGAAATCCCACCGGGCAGGTGATCGGTTTGGAAACCCTGAAAGGATTGATCGAGAAGGCCCGGCGTTTCGATTTCGTCATCGCCGCCGACGAATGCTACAGCGAACTTTACGATGACACGCCGCCGCCCGGGTTGCTCGAGGCGGCCGTTGCCTGCGGTAACGATGCCTTCTCCCGCTGCGTGGTATTTCACAGCCTGTCCAAGCGATCCAGCGCGCCGGGGCTGCGCTCCGGCTTCGTGGCCGGCGATGCGGACATTCTGCAGCCGTACTTTCTCTACCGAACCTACCACGGCTGCGCCATGCCGGTGCCCACCCAGCATGCCAGCATCGCCGCCTGGTCCGACGAGCAGCATGTGGCGGAAAACCGCCGCCGATACCGCGAGCGTTTCGATGCCGCGGAAGCGATCTTATCCGAGCGGTTCTCCGTGACGGTGCCGCCGGCGGGATTCTATTTCTGGCTCAAGACCCCCATCGACGATACCGAATTCGCGCGCAGGCTTTTCGCCGAGCAGAACGTGACCGTGCTCCCCGGCAGTTTCCTGGCGCGGACGGGGGACGGCGTCAATCCGGGACAAGGACACGTTCGTATCGCTTGGGTCCATCCTCTGAACGAATGTCGGGAAGCGGCGGAGAGAATCGCAGACTTCGTGCGCAACTTCTAA
- the egtB gene encoding ergothioneine biosynthesis protein EgtB has translation MIADQSEIGFSIKAYGEDDALARLLDRYREVRRLSEELCQPLATEDYIIQTMADVSPPKWHLAHCSWFFERFLLRPHLQDYRCFHPRYDYLFNSYYESVGRFWPRPRRGLLSRPTVDEITAYRKHVDEGMERLFAGCATVAWSEAAPLIELGLNHEQQHQELLLTDIKHIFAVNPLRPVYREMAEPHPAGLETIPLKWHEFEGGLHSIGDSGEGFAYDNEGPRHRVHLEDFRLASRLVTNGEYLAFMEAGGYREPRYWLSEGWAKVREEGWEAPLYWEKRDGEWWQMTLSGMRPVAAEEAVCHLSYFEADAYARWAGRRLPTEAEWEVAAARQPIDGNFLESRALHPRPAPSTAENRPLQLFGDVWEWTASTYAPYPGYRPPAGPIGEYNGKFMCSQMVLRGGSCVSSRTHLRASYRNFFYPKDRWQFSGLRLADNL, from the coding sequence ATGATAGCGGATCAAAGCGAGATCGGTTTCTCCATTAAAGCTTACGGCGAGGACGATGCGCTCGCCCGCCTCCTCGACCGCTATCGCGAGGTACGCCGTCTCAGCGAGGAATTGTGCCAACCGTTGGCAACCGAGGATTACATCATCCAGACCATGGCGGACGTCAGTCCTCCCAAATGGCATCTGGCGCACTGCAGTTGGTTCTTCGAGCGGTTTCTACTCCGCCCCCATCTTCAAGACTACCGCTGCTTCCACCCCCGATACGATTACCTGTTCAATTCCTATTACGAAAGCGTCGGCCGATTTTGGCCCCGCCCCCGGCGCGGCCTGCTATCCCGCCCCACGGTAGACGAAATCACCGCCTATCGAAAGCACGTGGATGAAGGCATGGAACGACTGTTTGCGGGCTGCGCGACGGTCGCTTGGTCGGAAGCAGCCCCCCTGATCGAGCTCGGGCTCAACCACGAGCAACAACACCAGGAACTCCTGCTGACCGATATCAAGCATATCTTCGCCGTTAATCCCTTGCGGCCGGTCTACCGGGAAATGGCTGAACCGCACCCCGCCGGCTTGGAAACCATCCCTTTGAAATGGCATGAATTCGAGGGCGGACTCCATTCCATCGGCGACTCGGGCGAAGGTTTCGCCTACGACAACGAAGGCCCGCGCCATCGAGTTCATCTGGAAGACTTTCGTCTCGCTTCGCGGTTGGTGACCAACGGCGAATACCTGGCCTTCATGGAAGCGGGCGGTTACCGGGAACCGCGCTATTGGCTTTCCGAGGGCTGGGCGAAAGTTCGAGAGGAAGGCTGGGAAGCCCCCTTGTATTGGGAGAAACGCGACGGTGAGTGGTGGCAGATGACCCTTTCCGGAATGCGGCCGGTCGCGGCGGAAGAAGCGGTCTGCCACCTCAGTTATTTCGAGGCCGACGCCTATGCCCGCTGGGCCGGGCGCCGACTGCCCACGGAGGCCGAATGGGAGGTCGCCGCGGCGCGGCAACCTATCGACGGCAACTTCCTGGAATCGAGGGCCTTGCATCCGCGGCCGGCTCCTTCCACGGCAGAAAACAGACCGCTGCAGCTGTTCGGCGACGTCTGGGAATGGACCGCCAGCACCTATGCCCCCTACCCCGGCTACCGACCGCCCGCAGGGCCGATCGGAGAGTACAACGGCAAATTCATGTGCAGTCAGATGGTGCTCAGGGGCGGGTCTTGCGTCAGTTCCCGGACCCATCTACGGGCGAGCTATCGCAATTTCTTCTATCCTAAAGACCGTTGGCAGTTCAGCGGCCTGCGATTGGCGGACAATCTATGA